A single genomic interval of Vallitalea longa harbors:
- a CDS encoding phage holin family protein, with the protein MSMEQVLQVIRPELLIVVVVCYCLGLFLKNIPHIKDWVIPFVLLISSIIMCVLYMGLVIENTWSLVIVFIGIMQGILCASVSVFGNEILKQITYKRDIDKKRS; encoded by the coding sequence ATGAGTATGGAACAAGTATTGCAAGTCATTCGTCCTGAATTATTGATAGTTGTCGTGGTATGTTATTGCCTAGGTTTATTCCTTAAGAATATTCCACATATCAAAGATTGGGTTATACCATTCGTACTGCTCATCAGTTCTATCATCATGTGTGTATTGTATATGGGACTGGTGATAGAGAATACATGGAGTTTAGTTATTGTTTTTATCGGTATCATGCAAGGTATTCTATGCGCATCGGTATCAGTATTCGGCAATGAAATCTTGAAACAGATTACCTACAAAAGAGATATTGACAAAAAAAGATCATAG
- a CDS encoding helix-turn-helix transcriptional regulator: MVKNRIKVLRAERDWTQADLAGKVGISRQAVISIEKYKYTPSLELAFKIAEVFNVPITKVFEHKEG; this comes from the coding sequence TTGGTAAAGAATCGAATTAAGGTTTTGAGAGCAGAACGTGATTGGACGCAAGCTGATTTAGCTGGAAAGGTTGGCATTTCCCGTCAAGCGGTTATATCAATTGAGAAATATAAATATACGCCCTCATTAGAATTAGCTTTTAAAATTGCAGAAGTATTCAATGTTCCAATAACTAAAGTTTTTGAACACAAGGAGGGTTAA
- the cobI gene encoding precorrin-2 C(20)-methyltransferase yields the protein MQLTVIGVGPGDSELITVKAVRMIKEADIILVPVKKEGSTKSTALDIAKKYIEDMDKVLYLYFPMINLEQNKDYVESIFKKHGENINQQLQEGKKIVYLTLGDPMIYCTFTYISEYFEKVNYIPGIPSFLNGAAISRKPLCIERESMAVVNMTDDEDKIKMVFDIHDSIVVMKVCANQKLLKELINEGKRSVTFLTNIGLDNEYITEDINYLNEKVPYFTIGIVR from the coding sequence ATGCAATTAACTGTGATTGGAGTAGGTCCTGGAGACAGTGAATTAATAACTGTAAAAGCAGTACGTATGATTAAAGAGGCAGACATCATTCTAGTACCAGTGAAAAAAGAAGGTTCAACAAAAAGTACAGCCCTTGATATTGCAAAAAAATATATAGAAGATATGGATAAGGTACTGTATCTATATTTTCCAATGATCAATTTAGAACAGAATAAAGACTATGTGGAGAGTATCTTCAAAAAACATGGGGAAAACATAAATCAACAATTACAGGAAGGTAAGAAAATAGTTTATCTTACTCTTGGTGACCCTATGATCTACTGTACGTTTACATACATAAGTGAGTATTTTGAGAAAGTTAATTATATACCTGGTATACCATCTTTTCTTAATGGGGCAGCAATAAGTAGAAAACCTCTCTGTATTGAAAGGGAATCAATGGCTGTTGTTAATATGACAGATGATGAAGATAAAATCAAGATGGTATTTGATATACATGATAGTATTGTTGTCATGAAAGTCTGTGCTAATCAGAAATTATTAAAAGAGCTGATAAATGAAGGAAAGCGTAGTGTCACATTCTTGACTAATATCGGACTTGATAATGAATATATTACAGAAGATATCAATTATCTAAATGAAAAAGTACCATATTTTACGATTGGAATCGTTCGCTGA
- a CDS encoding peptidoglycan recognition protein family protein has protein sequence MNIIEDFIPKNRQNRPGVAITPSSITVHNTGNVRKGADATMHASYIKSTNDKVSWHYTVDDTNIIQHLPINEMGWHAGSRKGNETSIGIEICMHEDIDMAAAEKNAQQLIAYLMAKTSIGEIKKHQDWTGKYCPAVLLKEGRWEQFVRGCFSIFEEKKNIEKEHWAKTYYQQLIDRGMVIHEERLDDPITRGELFAILCRMLDL, from the coding sequence ATGAACATAATTGAAGATTTCATACCAAAAAATAGACAGAACAGACCAGGAGTTGCTATAACACCTAGTAGTATCACTGTACATAATACTGGAAATGTTCGTAAAGGTGCAGATGCTACTATGCATGCATCGTATATAAAATCTACTAATGACAAAGTATCTTGGCATTATACAGTCGATGATACCAATATCATTCAGCATTTACCTATAAATGAGATGGGATGGCATGCTGGAAGTAGAAAAGGTAATGAAACAAGCATAGGAATTGAGATATGCATGCATGAAGATATTGATATGGCAGCAGCAGAAAAGAATGCACAACAGCTTATCGCTTACCTAATGGCAAAAACATCTATTGGTGAAATTAAAAAACATCAGGATTGGACAGGCAAATACTGTCCAGCCGTACTCCTTAAGGAAGGAAGATGGGAACAATTTGTCCGTGGATGTTTTTCTATATTCGAGGAAAAGAAAAATATCGAAAAAGAACATTGGGCTAAGACATATTATCAGCAACTTATTGACAGAGGAATGGTGATTCATGAAGAACGATTGGATGATCCAATAACTCGTGGTGAATTATTTGCTATATTGTGCAGAATGTTAGATCTATAA
- a CDS encoding T3SS effector HopA1 family protein has product MPNEVFDSLLSWLEQWMEVVDGKFTTEDAYGKYDYYRKIKDIYDLYKVNVPEYDEPKTLTDSEKEAFKNQMIAVESRFKGLRMFGQSSKSTIKRAFSSGKTEFAYFVTDRRSKKIGEGSARTTLSFDPKKAKEAFELLATYMEDIKRSPEASYISSFKVLGPNHQGVRTDSAIIYLTTGNKEIIDKIVKEVDKRFKKAGIEMYDHAPLGMKNWAPGFSFSQQGPFSSSHGFARSKIINDATDILVNDADSDLSKEAMKKALQDSLKMNGYDTDKPEFLDIINYVENIETTETDTETRRNILKRYILNNKDRGVTKLISSNKEMFRNELKQLDKKYKDDKKSAPAEAPYSVGDQVLSLDEDIGDVGEEIDVNSTVVEKDITDAMVYGKIKRFRDLFGANKEVEDILESHIRNKCEELDKEDRLFILAMEKASLAVKMNQAADIWPKEESDKAVKKLQEQITTVEKEVKEINDRLVVMKSEREAIDKKIKKIRENETKRRQQSRVPIMNADDDKSKESDDAADKKDSGNSASDVSDASSSDSDKKSKIHKRRKSNLKK; this is encoded by the coding sequence ATGCCAAACGAAGTATTTGATAGTTTATTAAGTTGGTTAGAGCAGTGGATGGAAGTGGTAGATGGTAAATTTACTACAGAAGACGCATACGGTAAGTATGATTATTATCGTAAGATCAAGGACATATATGATCTATACAAGGTGAATGTACCTGAGTATGATGAACCAAAGACATTGACAGACAGCGAGAAAGAAGCTTTCAAGAATCAAATGATAGCAGTAGAGTCCAGATTCAAGGGTCTTAGAATGTTTGGTCAAAGTTCAAAATCAACAATTAAGAGAGCTTTTAGTAGTGGGAAAACAGAATTTGCTTACTTTGTAACGGATAGAAGAAGTAAAAAAATTGGAGAGGGAAGTGCAAGAACCACACTGAGTTTTGACCCTAAGAAAGCCAAAGAGGCTTTTGAATTATTAGCTACGTATATGGAGGATATAAAAAGATCTCCTGAAGCATCATATATCAGTTCCTTCAAAGTTTTAGGACCTAATCATCAGGGAGTAAGAACTGATAGTGCAATTATATATTTAACTACTGGCAATAAGGAAATAATAGATAAGATTGTCAAAGAAGTAGATAAAAGGTTCAAAAAAGCTGGTATAGAAATGTATGACCATGCACCTCTTGGAATGAAAAATTGGGCACCGGGATTTTCGTTCTCTCAACAGGGTCCATTCAGTTCAAGCCATGGCTTTGCCAGGTCAAAAATCATAAATGATGCAACAGATATTCTGGTCAACGATGCTGATTCTGATTTAAGTAAAGAAGCTATGAAAAAAGCACTGCAGGATTCATTGAAAATGAATGGTTATGATACAGATAAACCAGAATTCCTTGATATCATTAATTATGTAGAAAATATAGAGACAACTGAAACAGATACTGAAACAAGACGTAATATTCTAAAACGCTATATACTCAATAATAAAGATAGAGGAGTAACCAAATTAATTTCTTCAAATAAAGAAATGTTCAGAAACGAATTGAAGCAGTTGGATAAAAAGTATAAAGATGATAAGAAAAGTGCCCCAGCAGAAGCTCCTTATTCCGTTGGTGATCAGGTTCTCAGTTTAGATGAAGATATTGGTGATGTTGGAGAAGAGATCGACGTAAACAGCACTGTAGTAGAAAAAGATATCACAGATGCAATGGTATACGGCAAAATCAAGAGATTCAGAGATTTATTTGGTGCCAATAAAGAAGTTGAAGATATACTTGAAAGCCATATAAGAAATAAATGTGAAGAACTTGATAAAGAAGATAGATTGTTCATCTTAGCAATGGAAAAAGCTTCTTTAGCAGTAAAAATGAATCAAGCAGCTGATATATGGCCTAAAGAAGAATCTGATAAGGCTGTCAAAAAATTGCAAGAGCAGATAACTACTGTTGAAAAAGAAGTAAAAGAGATTAATGATCGTTTGGTTGTCATGAAAAGCGAAAGAGAAGCAATAGATAAGAAAATAAAAAAAATACGTGAAAATGAAACCAAGAGACGACAACAATCAAGAGTTCCTATAATGAATGCTGATGATGATAAGAGTAAAGAGTCAGATGATGCTGCTGATAAAAAAGATAGTGGCAATTCAGCTAGTGATGTCAGCGATGCCAGCAGTTCTGATAGTGATAAGAAATCCAAGATACATAAACGCAGGAAAAGCAATCTCAAGAAGTAA
- a CDS encoding uracil-xanthine permease family protein, which produces MKTNKKSILFRFDGKPSIKDVAPLGLQHVIAMIVGCVTPALIIAGVAELNPSDKVLLVQSSLFFSGIATLIQIFPIGGIIGSRLPIIMGVSFAYVPTLTAIAGEFNIATLFGAQIVGGLVAILFGVFLKKLSHLFPPLVTGTVILSIGLSLYPVAIKYIAGGAGSPDFGSPQNWIVAMITLAVVIFFNHFTKGTLKLASILIGMIVGYIISIFLGMVSFDAVREASVFQAPRFMHFGINFNTTAIVSMVIMYIVNSVQAIGDLSATTGGGMDRLPTDKELSHGIIGNGFTGVVSAFFGCMPTATYSQNVGIVTVTKVINRWVFIFASFIVILTGLIPKFASILTTIPQCVLGGATISVFAVITMTGIKMIAASDLNMRNSAVIGLSVALGMGIVQVPDSLALFPSWFISIFGKSSVVVTTLVAILLNLILPKNNTKDISTDTSEEIESDIKKIG; this is translated from the coding sequence ATGAAAACTAACAAAAAGTCAATTCTATTCCGTTTTGATGGCAAACCATCCATAAAAGATGTTGCACCATTAGGACTACAGCATGTTATTGCAATGATTGTAGGCTGTGTCACCCCAGCTCTTATTATTGCAGGTGTTGCAGAACTTAATCCTAGTGACAAAGTTTTATTAGTTCAATCTTCATTATTTTTTTCAGGAATAGCTACATTAATTCAAATTTTTCCAATAGGTGGTATTATTGGCTCAAGACTACCTATAATTATGGGGGTAAGTTTCGCATATGTGCCTACATTAACAGCTATAGCTGGTGAATTTAATATAGCTACATTATTTGGTGCTCAAATAGTAGGTGGTTTAGTTGCAATATTATTCGGTGTTTTTCTAAAGAAACTATCTCATCTGTTTCCACCTCTTGTCACAGGTACAGTCATACTTTCAATAGGTCTGTCCCTTTACCCCGTTGCTATTAAATATATAGCTGGTGGTGCTGGTTCACCTGATTTTGGCTCTCCTCAAAACTGGATAGTCGCAATGATAACTCTTGCTGTTGTAATATTTTTCAATCATTTCACTAAAGGGACTTTGAAACTTGCATCTATTCTGATAGGTATGATTGTGGGATATATAATTTCTATATTCCTCGGAATGGTATCTTTTGATGCTGTTAGAGAAGCAAGTGTATTTCAAGCTCCTAGGTTTATGCATTTCGGCATTAATTTCAACACTACAGCAATCGTATCTATGGTTATTATGTATATTGTCAACTCTGTTCAAGCTATTGGTGACTTATCTGCTACAACAGGGGGTGGTATGGACAGACTTCCTACTGATAAAGAACTATCTCACGGAATTATAGGTAATGGTTTCACAGGTGTAGTTTCTGCATTCTTCGGATGTATGCCAACTGCAACCTATAGCCAAAATGTGGGTATAGTCACTGTAACTAAAGTTATAAATAGATGGGTATTTATTTTTGCATCTTTCATTGTTATTTTAACAGGACTTATTCCAAAATTTGCTTCAATACTTACAACAATCCCTCAATGTGTGCTCGGAGGCGCTACTATATCAGTTTTTGCTGTAATAACAATGACAGGAATCAAAATGATTGCGGCTAGTGATCTTAACATGAGAAATTCTGCGGTTATTGGACTTTCTGTTGCTTTAGGAATGGGAATCGTACAAGTTCCTGATTCACTTGCGTTATTTCCATCATGGTTTATATCAATATTCGGAAAATCTTCTGTTGTTGTAACTACATTGGTTGCTATACTGTTGAATCTTATACTTCCTAAGAATAATACTAAAGATATTTCAACTGATACATCAGAAGAAATTGAGTCAGATATAAAAAAAATAGGATAA